The Thermocrinis ruber genomic sequence CGGTTGCCCTTGGGTCTCCGCAGAGCATAGCCATCACCCAGGTGAACCTGGTGGAAGTAGGGTCGTTGTTTTGTTCCTTGATCTCTATTATGTGTCCCATGTGATTGAGTGGTCTTGGGTTTGCTTTGTCTGTGCCAGGATATCCGGACTGACCCCTTCTTTCGTTATAGGTGAGGGCAACAAAGACACTCTTGGTTATTGGGTTCCATTCAAAATCTTCAGGTCTGTCCATCTTGGTGGCACCGAGCAGGTCTGCTGCTCCTCTGGTGTTTATGAAGCATAGCACTGGGTCGCTTTGGAAGGGTTCGGGAAGGTTGGGATTGGGGATTACTCTGTTTCCATCCACAGTGGCTATTGGGATCCACTCGCCAGTGAGGTCGTCGTTGAACTTAGCCACATAGAGCGTTCCCTCATCCAACAGTCCAAAGTTTGCGGTTCTGTTGAGAGGGTTGTATTTGCCCTTTGTGACGAACTTATAGATATACTCAAACCTCTCGTCGTCGCCCATATAGACCACCACCCTTCCGTCGTTGGCTACCACCGTAGTTGCTGCCTCGTGTTTGAACCTTCCGAGGGCTGTCCTTTTGACGGGTGGTCTTGTGTGGTCGTATGGGTCAATTTCCACCACCCACCCAAACCTAAAGGCTTCGTTGGGCTCTCTGTTTATATTAAACCTGTCGTAATACATGTGAAACCCATATAGTCTAGCGCGACGGCTGGGCACACCATACCTTTGGTGGATACTTCTCACTAAGTCATCGCTTATGGAACTGAGATCTCCCCCAAAGTAGCTGTGGAAGTTTTCCTCACAGGTTAGCACCGTTCCCCAGGGGGTTTTACCCGCAGCGCAGTTGTTTAGGGTTCCATAAACCAACAGTCCGTTTGGGTCGTAGGAGGTTTTCATTAGCCTGTGTCCCATGGCTGGTCCGGAGATAAGGCACACTGTATCGCCTGTGATCCTTCTGTTGAAGGGTGAGCCCTTTACATACTCCCAAGAGCCGTCGGATTTTCTCCTTATCTCCACCACCGATACACCATGGGCGTGGAGCATTAGGTCTGCCTGCTCCCTTGTGGGGGTTGAGGTATTTAAATCAAAGCCCCTAAACATGAGCTCTGGGTTTGTGTATTCGTGATTTACCACCAACAGAGCCCTATCGGATGTTAGCTTAAAAAAGCCCACAAAGTCTGCGTTGTAGCCAAAGCACCTCTTCTGCCTTTCCACATCCTCTGTGGTTGGTCCTTCGTATACCCTGTTCCAGTTGAGGGGTTCTCCGTTGTCCAAGGGGTCTCCCCACTTGATAAGTATGCTTACCCTATAACCTTCCGGCACAACAACTCTGTCTTCGTTGTTGGGGTAGATGGTTTTGTAGGAAAGAGAGCTCGTGGGTGTAATTCCGCCTTCTCCAGTTATACTTCCACCTCCTCCGCCTCCACAGGCAAATGAAAGCATTACCGCAGAAGCACCTGTCAGCTTCAAAAAGTCCCTTCTGTCAAGGGCTCTCTTTAAAATATCTCCAAAGTACTCACCCATGGCTTGTACCTCCTGTAGGTTTTAGGTTAAGCATAGAAACTTTCTGTTAAGATTTGGTTAAGGATTTGTTAAGAGTTTGTTAAGGCTTAAAATATGAGAAAATGGCTAAAATATTGCTGGGTGTTTGTTCTTCTGTTGCCATCCACAAAGCCTGCGAGCTGGTAAGAGAACTAAAGCACAAAAACCATCAGGTAAAGGTGGTACTCACACCTACCGCGGAGAGGTTCATAACCAGGCTTACCTTTTCTTCCTTGAGTGGCAGCAAAGCCTACTCCGATTGGGAGGAAGAGGACCCTTTCTTGCACATAACACTGCCCCGCTGGTGTGACCTTTTTTTGATAGCCCCATGCAGTATAAACACCCTCTCTAAGATCGCCAACGGCATAGCAGACAACCTCCTAACCAACTGTGCGTTAGCCCACAAGGGTTTGCTGATGCTGGCACCCGCTTGTAACGTGGAGATGTGGCAAAATCCCGCCGTGCAGGAGAACATAGAAAGGTTAAAGAAAAGGGGAGTGGTGATAATAGAACCGGAGGAGGGAAGGCTCGCCTGTGAGGAGGAGGGAAAGGGTAGGCTTGCAAGCCTTGAGAGGATCCTTGATTGGGTAGAGTGGGGCATACGCCCAAAGCCACTGCAGGGCAAGAAGGTTCTTCTCACGGTGGGAGCAACAAGGGAGTTTATAGACGATGTGCGGTTTATATCCAACCTTTCCACTGGAAGGACGGGCTTTGCCATCGCAAGGGTTCTGAGGTGGTACGGTGCGGATGTTCAGATTATCGCAGGATACACGGAAGAAAAACCTCCACCGGAGATACCCCTCATAAGGGTTTCCTCTGCTGAGGAGATGCTGAAGGCGGTCCTTGAGAATGTGAAGTTTGCAGACCTGTTGGTGATGAACTCAGCGGTTGCTGACTATAGACCTGCGGAGAGGGTGGAGGGCAAGCTAAAGAAGGGCAAAGAGGTCCTTGAAATTAAGCTGGTGAAAAATCCAGATATCTTAGAGGAGGTTAGCAAGCTTGGGCTTGAAGGTTTAAAGGTGGTGGGCTTTGCTCTTGAGGAGGAAAAATTTCTCTTAGAAAAGGGCTTAGAAAAGCTAAGAAGAAAGAAATTGGACCTGCTGGTGGCAAACCCAGTAGGCACTATGGGAAAGGAAGGACACAAAGGCTACCTTATCTTCAAGGATGGCAACGCAGTTCCCTTTTCTTTCCCCGATAAGCTTTCCTTTGCGGAGTTTTTGGTAGATCACATCTCTAAATTACTACTTGCTTAACAAACAAAATCTCCGGAAGTTTTTTGATCTCCTCAAGGACTTCCTCCGGCACTGGGTCATCCAAGTTCAGAATACCCAAAGCTATGCCACCCCTCTTTTCCCTTCCAAGTCTAAAGCCTGCAATGTTGACCCTTGCCTGCCCCAGCATGGTTCCGATCTTTCCTATAACACCCGGCACGTCCTTGTTCTCAAAGAGTAGCATAATACCCTCCGGCTCCACATCCACCCTGTATTTATCAATCTGGATTATCCGAGGCAAGTTGCCCTCCAAGATGGTGCCCGCTACCACCCTTTCTGAACTGTCGGACCTTACCACCACCTTTATGTAGTGCTTGAAATCTACCGTCTCCTCGGAGGTCAGCTCCTCCACCTTTATGCCTCTATCCCTTGCCACATAGGATGCGTTTATTATGTTTATGGGAAAATCCACCACCTCCTTTAGTATGCCCATCAAAACCGCCGACGCTATTGGGTGGAAGTGCTCCGCTATGTCTCCCCTTACCTCCACATGAACTTCCCTTATGCCCTCATCTGCCCACTGCACCAAAAACTTGCCCATCCTCTCCGCCAAATCCAAGTGAGGCTTTATAAGGGTAAGCACCGAAAGGTCTGGGAATGGTGCGTTCACCACATACTCTACCGTTTGCCCCCTCAGGGCTTTTATTACCTGCTGGGCTATTATAACCGCCACATTTTCTTGAGACTCATAAGTGTTTGCTCCTATGTGAGGAGAGAGGGAAACATTGGGAAACTTCTTCAGCTTTTCTATGAATTCGTAAGGAGGAGGCTCCACCGAATAAACATCAAGCCCAACTCCAGAGAGCTTGCCCGTTTCAAGAGCCCAAATAAGGTCTTCGTCCTTTACGATCCCACCTCTTGCACAGTTTATAAGCACCGCACCATCCTTCATAAGTTCAAACTCTTTTCTTGTGATCATGTGCCTGGTCTCGTGGGTGAGTGGTGCGTGTATGGTCAGAATATCCACCTGTTTTAGCATTTCCTTTAGGTCCTCAACAAGTTTGACCCCAAGCCTGTCTGCCTTCTCCTTTGGAATGTAAGGGTCATAGGCGAGCACCTTCATACCAAAAGCCTTTGCCCTTATGGCAACCTGGGAGCCTATGTTTCCAAGCCCTATTATTCCCAAGGTTTTTCCGTAAAGCTCCGTGCCCATGAATTTTTTTCTGTCCCACTTACCTTCCAGCATAGAGTTGTGGGCATTGTGGAAGTTTCTTACCACGCACAGCATATGGGCTAAGGTTAGCTCTGTGGCACCTATGGTGTTGGCACCGGGTGTGTTGATCACCAAAATACCCCTGCGGGATGCCTCTTCCACGTCTATGTTATCCACCCCCACACCAGCCCTTCCTACTACCTTTAGCCTTTCTGCCCTTTCCAAGAGCTCTGCGGTTACGGGCGTCCTACTTCTGGTTATTATGCAATCGTAATCCTTTACCACCTCCAAAAGCTCTTCGTAGCTTATGTCTGGCTCGTTGTCCACTTCAATGTCTGGCTCCCTCTTTAAAATCTCAATGCCCTTTTCGGATATAGGGTCTGTTATGAGAACCTTAAACATCAGAGCCTCCTTAAAGGATTGGTTAAAGCTTTTATTATAACATTTATCCCTAAAAGCTCGGA encodes the following:
- a CDS encoding PhoX family protein — encoded protein: MGEYFGDILKRALDRRDFLKLTGASAVMLSFACGGGGGGSITGEGGITPTSSLSYKTIYPNNEDRVVVPEGYRVSILIKWGDPLDNGEPLNWNRVYEGPTTEDVERQKRCFGYNADFVGFFKLTSDRALLVVNHEYTNPELMFRGFDLNTSTPTREQADLMLHAHGVSVVEIRRKSDGSWEYVKGSPFNRRITGDTVCLISGPAMGHRLMKTSYDPNGLLVYGTLNNCAAGKTPWGTVLTCEENFHSYFGGDLSSISDDLVRSIHQRYGVPSRRARLYGFHMYYDRFNINREPNEAFRFGWVVEIDPYDHTRPPVKRTALGRFKHEAATTVVANDGRVVVYMGDDERFEYIYKFVTKGKYNPLNRTANFGLLDEGTLYVAKFNDDLTGEWIPIATVDGNRVIPNPNLPEPFQSDPVLCFINTRGAADLLGATKMDRPEDFEWNPITKSVFVALTYNERRGQSGYPGTDKANPRPLNHMGHIIEIKEQNNDPTSTRFTWVMAMLCGDPRATDENRKLYIYGQPAKETTPAISAPDNFAFDKLGNVWIATDGNPSPNRLAKNDGVYTLNVYTKELKMFLSGAPGCEICGPEFSEDYKTFFCTIQHPGEDGANTRWPYLGDGVVVPRPSVIQVQREDRKEVYL
- the coaBC gene encoding bifunctional phosphopantothenoylcysteine decarboxylase/phosphopantothenate--cysteine ligase CoaBC, with product MAKILLGVCSSVAIHKACELVRELKHKNHQVKVVLTPTAERFITRLTFSSLSGSKAYSDWEEEDPFLHITLPRWCDLFLIAPCSINTLSKIANGIADNLLTNCALAHKGLLMLAPACNVEMWQNPAVQENIERLKKRGVVIIEPEEGRLACEEEGKGRLASLERILDWVEWGIRPKPLQGKKVLLTVGATREFIDDVRFISNLSTGRTGFAIARVLRWYGADVQIIAGYTEEKPPPEIPLIRVSSAEEMLKAVLENVKFADLLVMNSAVADYRPAERVEGKLKKGKEVLEIKLVKNPDILEEVSKLGLEGLKVVGFALEEEKFLLEKGLEKLRRKKLDLLVANPVGTMGKEGHKGYLIFKDGNAVPFSFPDKLSFAEFLVDHISKLLLA
- the serA gene encoding phosphoglycerate dehydrogenase — encoded protein: MFKVLITDPISEKGIEILKREPDIEVDNEPDISYEELLEVVKDYDCIITRSRTPVTAELLERAERLKVVGRAGVGVDNIDVEEASRRGILVINTPGANTIGATELTLAHMLCVVRNFHNAHNSMLEGKWDRKKFMGTELYGKTLGIIGLGNIGSQVAIRAKAFGMKVLAYDPYIPKEKADRLGVKLVEDLKEMLKQVDILTIHAPLTHETRHMITRKEFELMKDGAVLINCARGGIVKDEDLIWALETGKLSGVGLDVYSVEPPPYEFIEKLKKFPNVSLSPHIGANTYESQENVAVIIAQQVIKALRGQTVEYVVNAPFPDLSVLTLIKPHLDLAERMGKFLVQWADEGIREVHVEVRGDIAEHFHPIASAVLMGILKEVVDFPINIINASYVARDRGIKVEELTSEETVDFKHYIKVVVRSDSSERVVAGTILEGNLPRIIQIDKYRVDVEPEGIMLLFENKDVPGVIGKIGTMLGQARVNIAGFRLGREKRGGIALGILNLDDPVPEEVLEEIKKLPEILFVKQVVI